The Solanum lycopersicum chromosome 6, SLM_r2.1 genome has a window encoding:
- the LOC101265138 gene encoding putative calcium-binding protein CML19, with translation MCMETTISNTKNKSVYSKLKNKFSSKKSIAIDASTTSRIITTSISESSDQLERVFTYFDEDGDGKVSPAELRRCVKAVGGDLTTEEAEMAVRLSDSDGDGMLGLEDFSKLMELGEKDNKESELRGAFEMYEMEGSGQITPKSLKRMLSRLGESKSIDNCKAMIKRFDLDGDGVLSFDEFKVMMNGS, from the coding sequence ATGTGCATGGAGACTACTATTTCTAACACGAAAAACAAGTCCgtttattcaaaattaaagaacaaattttCGTCCAAAAAGTCGATCGCGATCGACGCTAGTACTACTAGTCGTATAATTACGACTAGTATTAGCGAAAGTAGCGATCAATTGGAGAGGGTATTTACGTACTTTGACGAGGACGGAGATGGAAAAGTGTCACCAGCGGAGCTACGGAGGTGTGTGAAGGCGGTAGGCGGAGATTTAACGACGGAGGAGGCGGAGATGGCGGTGAGGCTATCGGATTCGGACGGAGATGGGATGTTAGGGTTAGAGGATTTTAGTAAATTGATGGAATTAGGAGAAAAGGATAATAAAGAGAGTGAGTTAAGAGGAGCATTTGAGATGTATGAAATGGAAGGAAGTGGCCAAATTACCCCTAAGAGTTTGAAGAGGATGTTGAGTAGACTTGGTGAGTCTAAATCTATTGATAATTGCAAAGCTATGATAAAAAGATTTGATCTTGATGGTGATGGAGTTCTTAGCTTTGATGAGTTCAAAGTTATGATGAATGGTTCATAA
- the LOC101264634 gene encoding outer envelope protein 61, producing the protein MFNGMMDPELIRMAQEQMSRMSPADLARMQQQMMSNPDLMRMATEGMKNMRPDDLKVAAEQLKHTRPEDMAEIGKKMANASPEEIAAMSAQMDAQVKYEISGAEFLKKQGNDLHSQGKFKEALQKYSLAKKNLSSIPAAKGRSISLACSLNMMSCYLKTGQYDDCIKEGSEVLTYDDKNIKALYRRGQAYKELGQLEDAVSDLSKALEVSPDDDTIADVLRGVQERLVKEGGSSRRRGGLVIEEIIEEEPLVSSEAVDNSFPKSVASQPRESISPPKSQNEILGGPPLSSSESLEALKNDPESMRSFQNFISRADPDTLSALSGGNAKGIPPEMVKTASNVIGKMSPEELQRMVRLASSFQGENPFLKKGSSDSFGPGSVPPNVTPDMLKMATDMMGKMSPEDMQKMFTMASSLKEKSPVSAATTIDSNGSGQQSKPRDTRENFKVDDSTSASTSSQGFSDLNNGSYSSLSSSNVDLQEEMRNRMKDPAMRQMFSSMIKNMSPEMMSNMSEQFGVKLSQADAEKAQQAMSSLSPDDLEKMMKWADRIQRGVEGAKKTKNWLLGKPGMILAILVLLLAVILHKLGFIGS; encoded by the exons ATGTTTAACGGAATGATGGATCCTGAATTGATCAGAATGGCGCAAGAGCAGATGAGTCGCATGTCCCCGGCTGATTTGGCTCGGATGCAGCAGCAG ATGATGTCTAATCCTGATTTAATGAGAATGGCTACTGAAGGCATGAAAAACATGAGGCCGGATGACTTAAAGGTTGCTGCAGAACAGTTGAAGCATACTCGTCCTGAGGATATGGCTGAGATTGGTAAAAAAATGGCTAATGCTTCACCTGAAGAAATAGCAGCAATGAGTGCCCAAATGGATGCTCAGGTTAAATATGAAATTAGCGGAGCTGAGTTCCTGAAGAAGCAg GGAAATGATCTTCACAGCCAGGGAAAGTTTAAGGAGGCCCTGCAGAAATATTCGCTT GCAAAGAAAAATCTGTCAAGCATTCCTGCCGCGAAAGGCAGGAGTATCTCATTGGCTTGTTCCTTGAACATGATGTCATGTTACTTAAAAACTGGACAATACGATGACTGCATAAAGGAAGGTAGTGAG GTTTTGACATATGACgacaagaatatcaaagctcTTTATCGTAGGGGTCAAGCTTATAAAGAGCTGGGACAGTTAGAA GATGCAGTGTCTGATTTGAGTAAAGCACTTGAAGTCTCGCCTGATGATGACACTATTGCTGATGTCTTAAG GGGTGTCCAAGAAAGATTGGTGAAAGAAGGTGGTTCTTCAAGAC GTAGAGGAGGATTGGTTATTGAAGAAATAATTGAAGAAGAACCATTAGTGTCTTCAGAAGCCGTGGATAATTCATTTCCAAAAAGTGTTGCGTCACAACCACGTGAATCGATCAGCCCTCCTAAGAGTCAAAATGAAATTCTTGGTGGGCCTCCCTTATCAAGTTCAGAGTCTTTGGAGGCTTTAAAAAATGACCCCGAATCCATGAG ATCCTTCCAGAATTTTATTTCTCGCGCTGATCCAGACACACTATCTGCCTTAAGTGGTGGAAATGCCAAAGGCATACCTCCTGAAATGGTAAAGACAGCCTCCAATGTTATTGGCAAGATGTCACCAGAAGAACTACAAAGAATGGTCCGGTTGGCATCCTCCTTTCAAGGAGAAAATCCCTTTCTTAAAAAAGGTTCCTCAGATAGCTTTGGCCCTGGCTCAGTTCCTCCAAATGTGACACCCGACATGCTGAAAATGGCAACTGATATGATGGGCAAAATGTCTCCAGAAGACATGCAAAAGATGTTTACAATGGCATCTTCATTAAAAGAGAAAAGTCCAGTATCGGCTGCAACAACTATTGATTCTAATGGGTCAGGTCAGCAGTCAAAACCTCGTGACACTAGGGAAAATTTTAAAGTGGATGACAGTACAAGTGCAAGCACTTCATCACAGGGGTTTTCTGATTTAAATAATGGTTCTTACTCAAGCTTATCAAGTTCAAATGTTGATCTGCAAGAAGAAATGAGAAACCGAATGAAAGATCCAGCCATGAGACAG ATGTTCTCttcaatgattaaaaatatgagTCCAGAGATGATGTCTAACATGAGTGAACAATTTGGGGTGAAGCTCAGTCAGGCAGATGCAGAGAAAGCTCAACAGGCAATGTCATCTTTGTCACCAGATGACTTGGAAAAGATg ATGAAGTGGGCTGATAGAATTCAAAGAGGAGTTGAAGGTGCGAAGAAGACAAAAAATTGGCTCTTAGGAAAACCTGGCATGATCTTGGCTATACTTGTGCTACTTTTAGCAGTCATCCTTCACAAGCTGGGCTTCATCGGGAGCTAA
- the LOC101264331 gene encoding uncharacterized protein, with protein sequence MKEEEEEKRNCSTHKRIGEVAGGTAAECAMVCCCCPCTVMHLLVLALYKVPTGLCRKIWRKKKRERLLRKKKKEEDSWKSMKNNKNVYLGAYDEDDGDREKFDGENDDGVREAADFETEMWDRFYGAGFWRTLSQREEDLAWHNQNK encoded by the coding sequence ATGAAGGAGGAGGAAGAGGAGAAACGGAATTGCAGCACACATAAACGGATAGGGGAGGTAGCTGGGGGCACAGCGGCGGAGTGTGCGATGGTATGCTGTTGTTGTCCATGTACGGTGATGCATTTATTGGTACTAGCGTTGTACAAAGTCCCGACGGGATTATGCCGGAAAATATGGAGGAAGAAGAAACGGGAGAGGcttttgaggaagaagaagaaagaggaggATTCATGGAAGTCGATGAAGAATAATAAGAATGTTTACCTAGGTGCCTACGATGAAGACGACGGCGATCGGGAGAAATTTGACGGTGAAAACGACGACGGAGTACGGGAAGCCGCCGATTTTGAAACGGAAATGTGGGACCGGTTCTATGGAGCTGGATTTTGGAGGACTCTATCACAGAGAGAGGAGGACTTAGCATGGCATAATCAAAATAAGTAA
- the LOC101263219 gene encoding E3 ubiquitin-protein ligase RHF2A, with translation MEEGKMSEDILTSAAAFVEGGIQDACDDACSICLDEFSDSDPSTVTGCKHEFHLQCILEWCQRSSQCPMCWQPLSLKDPNSQELLDAVEHERNIRMNPPRNTTIFHHPTLGDFELQHLPVSATDSELEERIIQHLAAAAAMGRARHIARREGQRGRSSAQVRPQYLVFSTHPNAPAAAAVPASSSNQRSGGEPTPEVSVSGQDSPVIAVGEGSGQLLSQPPFQADEVSASGSGSNTAVNQLGTSSHNRRNPSQSSTNNQDRAGPSDFQSFSDSMKSRFSAMSMRCKESLTKSSRGWKERFFSRNSSTSDNVPEPRNEVRAAVATVSHMMDHLETTDSRTSSAESNILDTTLPIRDAEQHIPESDGIHSLNEDSRQSPCAASGSN, from the exons ATGGAGGAGGGCAAGATGTCTGAGGATATTTTGACTTCGGCTGCAGCATTTGTGGAAGGTGGAATTCAGGATGCCTGCGATGATGCTTGCAGCATATGTCTTGACGAATTTTCTGATAGTGATCCTTCTACA GTGACAGGCTGCAAGCATGAGTTCCATCTTCAGTGTATTCTAGAATG GTGTCAAAGAAGCTCCCAGTGCCCCATGTGTTGGCAACCTCTCAGCTTGAAAGACCCCAACAG CCAGGAATTGTTGGATGCAGTAGAGCACGAGAGGAACAtcaggatgaatcctcctagaAACACCACAATCTTCCACCATCCAACTTTAGGAGATTTTGAGTTGCAGCAT TTACCGGTAAGCGCAACTGACTCTGAGCTTGAAGAGCGTATCATTCAGCACTTAGCTGCTGCGGCTGCCATGGGAAGGGCACGGCACATTGCTAGAAGGGAAGGTCAGCGAGGTAGGTCCTCAGCTCAAGTTCGTCCCCAATATCTGGTGTTTTCAACTCATCCAAATGCtcctgctgctgctgctgttcCTGCTTCATCTTCTAACCAGAGGAGTGGGGGTGAACCCACTCCTGAAGTCTCGGTTTCTGGTCAGGATTCTCCAGTTATTGCTGTTGGAGAAGGTTCGGGACAACTACTTTCTCAACCTCCTTTTCAAGCTGATGAGGTTTCTGCCTCTGGGTCAGGATCAAATACTGCTGTTAATCAACTTGGGACTTCGTCACATAATAG GAGGAATCCTTCTCAATCTTCTACTAACAATCAAGACAGAGCCGGACCATCAGATTTTCAGTCTTTTTCAGATTCTATGAAGTCTCGGTTTAGTGCAATGTCAATGAG ATGCAAAGAATCTTTAACCAAGAGTTCAAGGGGTTGGAAGGAGAGATTTTTCTCTCGCAACAGTTCAACATCAGACAATGTTCCCGAACCTAGGAATGAAGTGAGGGCAGCTGTTGCCACTGTATCACACATGATGGACCATCTGGAAACTACAGATAGCAGAACCAGTTCTGCTGAATCAAATATACTGGACACTACTTTACCTATCAGAGATGCTGAGCAGCATATACCTGAGAGTGATGGTATTCATTCTTTAAATGAGGATAGTAGGCAATCCCCGTGTGCTGCAAGTGGTTCAAACTGA
- the LOC101264016 gene encoding DNA-directed RNA polymerase II subunit 4 has translation MGHNYNYNKIRGHKPKFRILEFCLYIVVWLLQLAIFSSTKMSGEEEENAAELKIGDEFLKAKCLMNCEVALILEHKYEQIQQMSDDPTNQISQVFEKSLQYVKRFSRYKNPDAVRQAREILSRYPLAEFELCVLGNLCPETVEEGIAMVPSIKNRGRALDEEAIEKMLTDLSLIKKFE, from the exons atggggcataattataattataataaaattcgAGGACATAAACCTAAATTCCGAATTCTCGAATTTTGCCTTTATATAGTAGTCTGGCTTCTTCAATTAGCAATTTTTTCTAGTACAAAGATGTctggggaagaagaagaaaacgcCGCTGAGCTCAAAATTGGCGATG AGTTTTTGAAGGCCAAATGTCTAATGAACTGTGAAGTCGCATTGATTCTTGAACACAAGTATGAGCAGATCCAGCAGATGTCTGATGATCCAACAAATCAGATTTCGCA GGTATTTGAAAAGTCGCTGCAATATGTGAAGCGTTTCAGTCGGTACAAGAACCCTGATGCTGTTAGACAAGCTCGAGA AATTCTTAGTAGGTATCCACTTGCTGAATTCGAG CTCTGTGTTCTTGGGAATCTTTGCCCCGAAACTGTTGAGGAAGGTATTGCCATGGTCCCATCCATCAAG AATAGAGGACGTGCACTTGACGAGGAAGCAATTGAGAAAATGCTAACTGACCTTTCCCTAATAAAGAAATTCGAGTAG
- the LOC101263713 gene encoding E3 ubiquitin-protein ligase RHF2A, which yields MEEGKMSEDILTSAAAFVEGGIQDACDDACSICLEAFCDSDPSTVTGCKHEFHLQCILEWCQRSSQCPMCWQPLSLKDPNSQELLDAVEHERNIRMNPPRNTTIFHHPTLGDFELQHLPSSATDSELEERIIQHLAAAAAMGRTRHLARREGPRGRSSAQGRPQFLVFSTHPNAPPLAGASSSTQRSGGEPTPEDLVSGQDSAIVSGQPVTQPSSFQADQVPASGSGSNAAVNQPGTSLINRNPPQASSSNQDRVGPSDFQSFSDSIKSRFSAMSMRYKESLTKSSRGWKEKLFSRNSSTPDHCAESRNEVSAAVATVSNLMEHLETTDSRASSAESNISEDTLPVGHAEQHAPVIDNTHSLNEDNRQAPCAASSGSS from the exons ATGGAGGAGGGCAAGATGTCTGAGGATATTTTAACTTCGGCTGCGGCATTTGTGGAAGGTGGAATTCAGGATGCTTGCGATGATGCTTGCAGCATATGCCTTGAAGCATTTTGTGATAGTGATCCTTCTACT GTGACTGGTTGCAAGCATGAGTTCCATCTTCAATGCATTCTTGAATG GTGTCAGAGAAGCTCCCAGTGCCCCATGTGTTGGCAGCCTCTCAGCTTGAAAGACCCTAACAG CCAGGAGTTGTTGGATGCAGTAGAGCACGAGCGTAACAtcaggatgaatcctcctagaAACACCACAATCTTTCACCATCCAACTTTAGGAGATTTTGAACTGCAGCAT TTACCGTCAAGTGCAACAGATTCTGAGCTTGAAGAGCGTATCATTCAGCACTTAGCTGCTGCCGCTGCCATGGGAAGGACACGCCACCTTGCCAGAAGGGAAGGTCCGCGAGGTAGGTCATCAGCTCAAGGCCGTCCCCAATTTCTGGTGTTTTCAACTCATCCAAATGCTCCTCCTCTTGCTGGTGCTTCATCTTCTACTCAGAGGAGTGGGGGTGAACCCACTCCTGAAGACTTGGTATCTGGTCAGGATTCTGCAATTGTTTCTGGACAGCCAGTTACTCAACCATCCTCTTTTCAAGCTGATCAGGTTCCTGCCTCTGGGTCAGGATCAAATGCTGCTGTTAATCAGCCTGGGACTTCCTTAATCAATAG GAATCCTCCTCAAGCTTCTTCTAGCAATCAAGACAGAGTCGGACCATCAGATTTTCAGTCTTTTTCAGATTCTATAAAGTCTAGATTTAGTGCAATGTCAATGAG ATACAAAGAATCTTTAACAAAGAGTTCAAGGGGTTGGAAAGAGAAATTATTCTCTCGTAATAGTTCAACACCAGACCATTGTGCCGAATCTAGGAATGAAGTCAGTGCAGCTGTTGCCACTGTATCAAACCTGATGGAGCATTTGGAAACAACTGATAGCAGAGCCAGTTCTGCTGAATCAAATATATCAGAGGACACATTACCTGTCGGCCATGCTGAGCAGCATGCACCTGTGATTGATAATACCCATTCTTTGAATGAGGATAATAGGCAAGCCCCGTGTGCTGCAAGTTCTGGTTCGAGCTAA